The DNA segment CTTATGCAATCCGAATCCAGAATAGAGCATTTATCAACTGGTTATGGGCGGGCAGCATAATAATGATGGTTGGTGGTCTGTTGGCAATAGGGCAACGATATGTTAAATAATAACTTTAAATTAATACTACCGAGTTTGTTAGGGTTGTTGTTTGTGGCAGCGATGATGTTTGCATTAACCTCTCAAGAGGGGCAAGTGACGCCTTCAGCCTTGGTTGGGAAACCGATCCCTGCGTTTACCGCCAGCAGTTTAAGTGCTACTGAACTAGTTGGTAATAATGAGCGAATCGATAACAATGAGCTAGTCGATAATAATCAGTTATTAGGTAATAGCGCACGATTAGATAACCGCATATTTCAGACGGATAAAAACTACACCTTGCTAAATGTATGGGCTTCTTGGTGCGCTGTTTGCCAAAGTGAGCATGGTTTTTTAATGAAGCTTGCGGGTAAAGATGGCGTGCGCATCGTTGGCTTAAACTACCGTGATGATCGCGCTGATGCAAATCGTGTATTAAGATCGCTGGGCAATCCCTACGTAGCAACCATCTTTGATCCTGACGGCAAGATTGCCTTGGATATGGGGGTGATTGCGACGCCAGAAACCTACTTGTTAGATAATCAGGGCATTGTACTCTTTCGTTATTCAGGGGCTCTGGATGAAACGGTTTGGCAGCATTACTTCAAGCCATTTATGCAGCTGTTAACAGATAAATGAATACGGCTAACGAACAAATGAATTAATCAAGTGAGAATATAAATGAAACGATTATCAGCGTGTTTTGGCATGATGGCGATGTTAATTATAACGCCACTCTCTGCACAGCAGTCTAGCTTGTCTCGTGGTGAACCTAAGCAGTCGGTAGAAATATTTGAATTTAATACCTTAGATAAACAAAATAGGGCGATTAACTTAGCACGTCAATTACGTTGCCCTCAATGCCGAAACCAGAACCTGATGGAATCAAATTCGCCGATCGCCAAAGATTTGCGATTGGAAGTGTATTTGATGGTAAATGAGGGGCAAACCGATCGACAAGTGATTGAATTTCTGACTAGTCGTTTTGGTGATGTGGTTTTGTATAACCCTAAATTTGAACCCAGAACTTACGTGTTGTGGCTTGGACCTTTGTTTTTTATTATGTTATTTGGTTGGTTGGGTTATCGTAAAGTAACGGCGTCGATAGTGAGCTGATTATTTGTGTTGGATTAGTGCTTTTATTTTGATTTATTGTTTAAGATCAATTTAGTACAATAAACTGATGGCGATAACAGTTATGGACTATTATATCGACAAATTGAATATTCCCAATAAATAGCCCAATGTTTAATTATTATTAAGCATAACATCTATTGGCTGGCTCCCATTATATTTTATGTCTATTTATCTTTAGCAACTCATTGAACTTCATCACATTTATTAATAACGTCTCTCTATACTATGCCTTTGTATTTATTTAGGTACAGCTCTGTTCTGGGGGTTGAACTGACTTGTTAATTTAAATTTAATAATTAGGGATGAATAAATGAAACAATGTTTTACATTTTTAACTATGTGTTTGGTTGCTTTTAGCAGTCTGGCTGCTGAATCGAGCGATAGAACTGAACAAAAAGGTTATACCGAAACGAAGTATCCAATAGTTTTAGTTCATGGACTTTTTGGTTTTGATTCAATTGTTGGTGTTCAATATTTTTATGGTATTCCTCGTACATTAACCAGAAGTGGTGCTGTGGTGTACGTCGCTCAGGTTTCTGCAACGAATCGAACAGAAGAACGTGGTGAGCAGCTATTAACACAGATTGAACAGATTTTAGCTGCTACAGGAGCAGATAAAGTTAACTTAATTGGGCATAGTCATGGCGGGCCTACAGCACGTTATGTAGCATCTGTTGCGCCTCAATATGTGGCATCCGTCACCAGTATTGGTGGGGTTAATAAAGGTTCAATTATTATCGATATCATACGTAAAGAAGTACCAGAAGGTTCAATATCAGAAGCGTTAGCCGTTACGATCACGGCTGGTTTTAGTAACCTAATTAACTTCCTTTCTGGTGGTGGTGACTTACCACAAGATCCAATTGCGGCATTAGAATCGTTAACAACTAAAAGATCGTTAGAATTTAATCAATCATACCCAGAAGGTATTCCGACAACAGCGTGTGGTGAAGGTGAGTATCTTGCTGATAATGGTGTTTATTATTATTCATGGAGTGGTTCCGCTAATTTCACTAATTTGTTAGACCCACTCGATGCGGCACTTGTTTTAATTGGCATTGGTTTTAGTGAGCCTAATGATGGTGTGGTATCTGCGTGTAGTTCGCACTTAGGTAAAGTAATTCGCGATGATTATAAAATGAATCATGTTGATGAAATTAACCATACATTTGGTATTCATCACCTGTTTGAGGCTGATCCAAAAACCTTATATCGTCAACACGCTAACCGTTTACAATTACAAGGCTTATAGAAATGAAAAAAATCGCATTAACGTCGATAATTTTAATTGCAGTCGTTACTGCGATTTTTATCGATACGAATAACACGGACAAGCAAATACAAACGCAATCGTTACAGTCAAAATCGCAGCTGGACACTGCTATTGATTCAGCATCTGCACGCGATACGTTTGAGTATTTTTTATCTGGATTAGGAGAGAAAGAATTAAACGCTTTACAAGCGAAATTTATGCAGTTTAATTCGCAGCGTCCTGTTGACTCACAAATAGATAAAGCATTATTCCAGCAATATATTCATTATAAAACCTATTTACAGACATTAGAGTCAGATGCGAACTCTGCTGACTTTGGTTTAGTTGATCTTATGGCGTTAAATGATCAATTACTTGCTGCTCAGCTTAAGTTTTTTACACCAGAACAACAAAAATTATTGTTCGCAGAAGAAAACCAACTTAGAACCATGGCATTGAAAAAACTAGAGCTCCAGCAAGTTGCTGCGTCGAAAGAAGAGTTCAATGCTATGTGGCAACAAGAATTACAGTTGCTTCCAGAGAAAGAGCAGCTAACGTATAAAAATGCGGCCTTAATGGGGTCGTTAGCAGATACCAAAGGGTTGGATACGCAAGAAAAGTACTTAATACGTCAAGATCTGGTAGGGGCCGAAGGAGCACAACGTTTAGCTGAGTTAGATGCAAAGAACGAGGTGTTTAACGCTGACGTTGATAACTATTTAAATGAACGACAAGCGTTAATGACTGATGATCGCTTAACGATGGGAGAGCTATCATCAGCGATAACAGAATTACGTGAGACGAATTTTCCATCTCAACAACAACGCCGTATTAAAGCGTTGGAACGCATTCATGATGCTAATACGGATTCATAGTCATTGATATAAAGGGTGTTGATAGTAACTGTTGTGAATGCGACAACATCAACTGCCGCATTCATTTTTCACTCGATATTGAACTGATATTTTTAAGATGCTTTTTCTGCGGTCTTTTCTAACACCAAGATAAGAATAATAGCAGCAAGCATAGCCACGATAGCATACGCTAATAATGCTGGCTGGCCTGTCACTTGCTCGAAGCTAAATGGTGAAAGATTACGTTCTAACAATGGCACTTCAAGGCCACTTGAATTAGTTCGCCACGTTAACGTTTCTTTCCATGGCCATACTTTACCAAGTGTACCAATCATAAGTCCGGTTAAAAACGTCAATGTGATATCGCGGTAGTGTTTTAGTACCCATGTCAGCACATGCGAGAATGTCAGCAGGCCAATAGCACAACCAGATGCAAAAATCGCTAATGTGACGATGTCGATAGATTTAGCCGCCGCAAGAATGGGTGCATACATACCTAACATCAACAGGATAAAACTACCTGAAATACCCGGTAAGATCATGGCACAGATCGCAATAGATCCTGCAAGTAAGATATTGAGCGACGTTGGCTCAAGATTAAGCGGTTGCAGCACGGTAATGCTATAAGCAAAACCAATACCGGCGATGACAGCTACAAAGCGGTTGACTTTCCAGAATTCGACCTGCTTAAACATGTGGTTTACTGAGATGATGATTAAACCAAAGAAGAACGACCAAAGCGGAATAGGGTGGGTGTGCAGCATCCATGTGATGACACGCGCTAGCGTAAAGATACTCGTTAGGATACCTGCCAGTAACACGATCAAGAATGACCCATTGATGTAATCAAAAGCCGCTTTCAGACCATCTTTTCTGATCATACCGATAAGGCGTGGGGTAATGCGACTAATACTCCCTAACAAAGTATCGTAAATGCCGGTAATGAAGGCAATTGTACCGCCGGACACGCCAGGAACAACGTCTGCTGCGCCCATCGCCACGCCTTTTAGAAAGATAGAAACTTTACTCATGATTCTCCGTATAATTTATTGATTAAAGGTCAAATTTAACAGCATTATAAACGGTTTGATCGAAACTTATATAGAAAGCGATATAAGTGTGATCCGTGGTCGGTTTAAGGTGGAGTGATAAAGCGGATTATTTTTGTTGTTACTTTGGTGTTTATTATCAGCGATCACGCTTTTTATCTATGTTTATGTTTAATTGTGATCCCAACTAAATATTTAATATTATTGTATTTTAAATGTCATATTCTTAACTTAACCTCATATTCGCTATAACAACAATCAAAGGATTTGATGTGAATATACTAAAAAATGTAATAACAACAACTTGCCTCACTTGTGTTATGAGTGTGCCTGCACTTGCCGACAGTGATATCTACCTTACGAATAACTCCAACCAGACCATGTCTATTCAAGTTAACCATACCGGTTCAGATTTACTTGAAGAAGGCACAGAATGGCAACAACATGTACAGACACTTAAACCATGGGAAACTAAAATGGTATTAAGTTTTAATCGCTGGGAAGGGGTTAAGTCGGGTGATACTTATCAGTTCGAAACACTGGTGACCAATGAAAATGGCGAGTCGCTGTCGTTGTTACAACAAGTGAAAGGCTATTGGTATAAATCAACACTTGATCATGGTGCCAGTGCCAATGATGTTGCGTTGAATTGGGCGGATGATCGTGATACTCATCGTTATCAGTCAAAATATAACAGTAACAGCAGCAGTACTGAAATTGCGTTTAAAGCGAGTGCGACTGGTCGTTATGATGATATATATTACAGTATCACCCCGCAAAAAATTGATGAACAGCCTGTAGCCGACGCAGATACACTCAAAGTCATGTCATATAACGTCTGGGCTCTGCCTGTGATTGCAAAGCACATCGGTGACCGTTTTCAGGAAATACCGAAGCATTTAAAAGGCTATGATGTACTCATGCTACAGGAAGTATTTGCTTCTGGTCGTGATGCATTTTTGCGTGATCTGGCTAAAGAATACCCGTATCAAACGAAGATGTTAGATTACCCTGGGATTAATGTTTACGATGGTGGTGTGACTATTGTGAGTCGCTATCCAATTGTTAATGAAGGGCAATACGTCTATCCCGATTGCTCTGGAACAGACTGCTTTGCTGACAAAGGCGTAAATTATGCTGAAGTGATCAAAAATGGTAAGGCATATCATGTATTCGCAACCCATACCGCGTCGTTCGATACTGATACCGCACGCGATTACCGCCAGCGTCAATTTCGCCAGATCCGCGAATTTGCTCATGCACAGAATATCCCAATCACTGATACTGTTGTCTATGGTGGTGATTTTAATGTGAACAAACTTAAATTCCCAACTGACTATCAACAAATGTTTGCCAACTTGAGCGCTGATGAACCGCAATATGCTGGTTATACAGAATCAACGTTCGACCCGCGTATTAATGCCTACGCAGGTAATGCACTATCGGGTGGTGAAAATATCGAATATCTTGATTATATTGTTGTCAGTAATGAGTTTGCCAAGCGAAACGAGAACATAAACACAGTGAAAATACCGCGTACAACGGTTGCTAGTTTATGGAAACATTGGAATTTGTCCGATCATTTCCCTGTTAAAGCAGTGATCCGTTAATGCGATGGCCATTACTATTAATAAGCGTTGCCTTTATTGGCAGCGTTTATTTATTCATCACCAATGAAAATGAACTCAACGCTATTAAGTTTGAAACAGCGAGCCCAGTATTATTTGAAACGGCTGATGAAAAAGTGCAGCCGACAGCCTCTGCATCGAGTCAAACTACAGCACAGATACAAATTAATGAGGATATGCCTGAGCAAGATACTTTATTACAATCAGGGCAAGCGTTAATGACAGCGATAACGTCATTTTGGCAGCAATGTAGAAGGGAAAGTAATTGCGATGAATTGTTAACCCAACAGCAGTTGTTACTTGATGATGATCGTTATCAGTTATTAGTCAACTTCCCTGTAAACCTACAGAACGAACAGCGGTTGATGGGGGCGTCGTTAATCAGTCTGGATGCAAGTTTGACGGATAAAATCGCCAATGTTAAAGCGATTAGAGAGCAAATATGGGGTGATGATGCAGCGCTGTTATTTCAGCAGCAAGATGCTTATTATGATTACCGCTTGTCGCTATCTGATCTTGATAATCGTTTAAACCAAACTCAGAATTCGGATGACTTTATCAATGAATACAATGCGATGTTGGCAGACCGGGGTGAGGACTTAGATAGCTTTGCGTTAAGCTCTGATACAGCCAAGTATGAACAAGCGTTGCAATTAATCCCTTCATCTATGCCCGAGGATGAAACGGTCAGAATTAAGGCCGAATTGGCTTCGCAATATCTAACCGCTAACGAACAACAATCCATTGTTAACCGAGATCAGCAAGTTGATAAGCAAAAGCAAGAAATAACGGATTATCAGCAGAGATTAAATCAACTTGAGGCCACACTTGCTAATGAACGTGCAACGTCAAAGAAAACAATGAATGATGAAGATTGGCAAGTTTATAAAGCAGATCGCTTGTATCAATATCGTCTTAGCTTCTTTAGTTCTCGGGTCTAGCTCAACAACCAAAAACATAAAAACGTTTTGGTTGTTCGTTTCTGTATCAGCTAAATTGTTACTGGGAAAATTAAGCTCAGAGTTATTGTACGATAGCTATAACCGCATATGCTAATGCTGGCTGGCCTGTCACTTGCTCGAAACTAAATGGCGATAGATTTAACCGCCGCAAGAATCGGGTGAGTGTGCGGCATCCATGCGTTAGTTAGATAATCATCCGTTATAAAGTCAGTCGCGCTATCTGAACTCGTTCTGTGACTTCTGCCGATTATGCTTGTGACAACTGTAACAAAATCAATAATTAAAGCTTCTTTAATCTAACGTAGCTTTACATCTATTATTGCAAAGTGTATAACAAATATAAAATAGAGTTATTACTCTATTTTATATTTGTTATACAAGGAACTACAAGTGAATAAAATAACAAAAATACTCTTAAGCTTAGCGGCCGCCTCTGCATGTGTATTGGTTGGCGCCGTGTTATATGCCAATGTAATCGGAAAAGGTAGCCTACCAGCAGCAGACCCGCAAGGCTATACAACCATTGAAGCGAATGGTCTTAGTTTTGCGGTTGATATACGTGGAGATAAAACGGGGACACCGGTTATATTGCTCCACGGATTCCCAGAGTCAGCAGTGATGTGGGACAAATTCATGGATGAGCTCACTACAAAGGGCTATTACGCTATTGCACCAAATCAGCGTGGTTACAGCGCCGGTGCTCGACCTGATGACGTTGAACAATATCAATTGAAATACCTGGCTTCAGATGTCATTGCGATTGCCGATCAGCTTGAATTAAAACAATTTCATTTAATTGGTCATGACTGGGGCGCAGCGGTAGGTTGGCAGGTTGCTGCAGAAAACCCTGATCGTGTGATCAGCTATGCGGCTATTTCTGTTCCACATATTGATGCTTTCGGTAAAGCATATCGTGAAGATACAGCACAATATGAATCGAGTGCTTATATCCGTTTCTTTCAGAAACCGATCTTACCTGAATTCATGATGGCAAAAAATGATTATGAGCGTTTAAGATCTATTTGGTCACAGCATGACGCAGCTGAAATTGAACACTACGTTGGTATTCTTGGTCAGGAGAAAGCCCTGACAAGTGCCATCAACTGGTATCGTGCCAATTTCTCTGTATTCACCAACGGTTTAGATGTTGGTAAAGTGAACGTACCCGTTACGTTTATTTGGGGAAATCAAGACCATGCGCTTAAGCGTTCTGGCGTTGATGACACCAGAAATTACGTCGAAGGTGAATATCAATTTATTGAAATGGATGCCGGCCACTGGATTATCCAGGAAAAATATGACGAACTAACAGGCCACTTGTTAGCTCATTTAGCTAAATATAAATAGGTTTCAATTTAATTAGCTTATACAAAGATAAACACCTGCTTGGTCTTTTTAAACCAGATTTGAAAACAAAAGTAGAAATAAAAGGATATACATGAAAAAAATTATGCTTAGAATATTGTTGATTGTACTCGTTGTACTTTCTCCCGTTCTCTACCTCATTTACACATTTGCCTTTACAGGTCCTATGCCAGATGCGGAATTTCAGAAAAAACTTCCTGAAATAGTAAAAAACCTTGAAGTTAAATTCGATGGTGACGGTGAAGAGACCTTAGTGTTTATCCATGGTTACCCTGACAGTTTGGAGCTTTGGGACAAGCAGGTTGAATATTTTAAAGATGATTATTCGATTGCTAGATTCACGTTACCTGGGTTTGAATTAGAAGATAATGGAGAAAGACCTCATTACAATATAAAACAGATCCGAATGATTATTAACGCCTTTATCAAAGGTTTAAATAAGGAACATGTAACAGTTCTGGCTCACGACTGGGGTGCTGCTTATGCTTCTCAGTATCTTAAGAAAAATGACTTAGTAGATAGACTAGTACTATTTGACATCGGTAGTTTTGGCGATGAGAAACGACCAACCATCAATGTTAAATATACCTTTGCACTTGCCGTTGCTTGGACGTTACCGGAATTTTTAGGCGATAAATTAGCACTATATACTGCGGACAAAATTTTAAAAATTGAAGATGTTGACCCTAATAAAACAATCGCCGATTTGCGTTCAGATCCCCGTATGACTTATCCATACTGGCATTTGTGGAACTCTGTATTGACGAAAAACACAACAAAAGCGACAGCGATAAAAGATTATGGCACGCCTTTCCTTTTCATGTACGGGAAGGACAAAAAGGTCTGGTTCCATGCTAAAAGCTGGGAAAAAGAGCTACAAGAACAGAATAAGGGGCAAGTTGAAGTTGTACCTGGAGGCCATTGGTTTATGCAGTCTTCACCTGATCTCGTTAATAAAAAGATCTCTAATTGGTTGAACTCTCACTAAAAAACAAATTGCTGGCCACTTGCTTACTCATTTATCGATGATTTTGCAGTGGCACAGTGAATTAACTCAATTCGTTTATGGCTAATAAGGTAAAACTTTAACTGCCGCATCATCCCCTTTCCCCCATCCAATTGCCTCATTGATAATGCGTTTAGGTAACGCCAGCGAAACACATAGAATGGGGGGAAGTTAGGATCATACTAGCTGCTATACTAGATGATTTTTAATGTTAAAAGCTCAAATAGACAATGGCATGCCGATCAATAATGGATGTAGATAAAATATAAATACACCGGTTAAAAGCACGCCAATAATGATAGCAATAATGTCGTTTATTCCGTTCGATTTAAGTCCTGGAATGACGCGTGGCGTTCTCTTGTTCATCGAGATCCTAGCAACACCAGCCCAGATTATAAACGCCCCGAAAAGTATGACATCGGCCAGCATGCCATTTACTAGCAGATGGCTGAATGCCCATAGTTTCACCGCGATTAGCTGGGGATGCTTGGTTACTTGTTTTATTTTTCCCGGGAGGTAAGGAGCGACAAAAAGTACCATAGCTGGCAGCATCAACAAGTAAGTCAGATGCTTCAACCAGTAAGGTGGTACATACACAAGTACAGGCTCGAGTCGAAGTGCAGCATAGCCCTTGGCGATAAGTACGATACCTACAACGGATATGAGTGCATAGATAATTTTCCATCCGTTCTCGCTTTTGGCGGCCATTCTGTTTCTGAAATCGTCAGCAATGATTGATATTGAATGAATTCCGAGAAATAGGAATAAGCCTGTGATTAAACTCAACATAAAATATTTCCTTTTAAGTCTACAAATTAAAACTCACGATAACCTTGTTCAACGTTATGAATGTTGTGTAAAATCAAATTGCGCGCAATTAAGTGTGTGATAAGATCACAACAACAGATCCGATTCACAGTTAAAGTTCATTGAACTGGGCTAGCCATTGAGTAAAAGAATCAGATACTTGCGTCACGGTACAAGCACCATGGTCAAAAAACCAGACGGGTGCATCGGTTTGCTGACTTATACAATTGCTCAGTTTGAAACAAAACATGTTGCCCTTACAATCAGATGCAAACAAAATATGCCCCTTTGGCATACCGCTCATTTCATATAACTGAGACAGCGAAGAGATATCTTCGAGGCTTAGGAAATCTTGCACTTCAGAAATATCGGAATTCAAATCACAAATCTTAGTTAACACGTTTGGCGTGTGAACCAAGCCATAGGTAGATATTAAATATTTATATGACTCAGGTAAAAAACCATTTAACTTTGATTCAAGCTCTGCAATATCATCACCATTTATTGGTACCATGGCGTTTTTACTGCCCCAGTTTATTACCGCGATTGACGATAAAAACTGTCTTAATTTTATAATGAAAACAAGATACACAGGATAACCATACGCTTCAATTAATTATTGATATAACCAATGAATACTATATAAATCATCAATTGGACGATATGTTTGGATTGTGGCAAAGTA comes from the Moritella yayanosii genome and includes:
- a CDS encoding esterase/lipase family protein translates to MKQCFTFLTMCLVAFSSLAAESSDRTEQKGYTETKYPIVLVHGLFGFDSIVGVQYFYGIPRTLTRSGAVVYVAQVSATNRTEERGEQLLTQIEQILAATGADKVNLIGHSHGGPTARYVASVAPQYVASVTSIGGVNKGSIIIDIIRKEVPEGSISEALAVTITAGFSNLINFLSGGGDLPQDPIAALESLTTKRSLEFNQSYPEGIPTTACGEGEYLADNGVYYYSWSGSANFTNLLDPLDAALVLIGIGFSEPNDGVVSACSSHLGKVIRDDYKMNHVDEINHTFGIHHLFEADPKTLYRQHANRLQLQGL
- a CDS encoding alpha/beta fold hydrolase, translated to MKKIMLRILLIVLVVLSPVLYLIYTFAFTGPMPDAEFQKKLPEIVKNLEVKFDGDGEETLVFIHGYPDSLELWDKQVEYFKDDYSIARFTLPGFELEDNGERPHYNIKQIRMIINAFIKGLNKEHVTVLAHDWGAAYASQYLKKNDLVDRLVLFDIGSFGDEKRPTINVKYTFALAVAWTLPEFLGDKLALYTADKILKIEDVDPNKTIADLRSDPRMTYPYWHLWNSVLTKNTTKATAIKDYGTPFLFMYGKDKKVWFHAKSWEKELQEQNKGQVEVVPGGHWFMQSSPDLVNKKISNWLNSH
- a CDS encoding DsbE family thiol:disulfide interchange protein; this translates as MLNNNFKLILPSLLGLLFVAAMMFALTSQEGQVTPSALVGKPIPAFTASSLSATELVGNNERIDNNELVDNNQLLGNSARLDNRIFQTDKNYTLLNVWASWCAVCQSEHGFLMKLAGKDGVRIVGLNYRDDRADANRVLRSLGNPYVATIFDPDGKIALDMGVIATPETYLLDNQGIVLFRYSGALDETVWQHYFKPFMQLLTDK
- a CDS encoding sphingomyelin phosphodiesterase, which produces MNILKNVITTTCLTCVMSVPALADSDIYLTNNSNQTMSIQVNHTGSDLLEEGTEWQQHVQTLKPWETKMVLSFNRWEGVKSGDTYQFETLVTNENGESLSLLQQVKGYWYKSTLDHGASANDVALNWADDRDTHRYQSKYNSNSSSTEIAFKASATGRYDDIYYSITPQKIDEQPVADADTLKVMSYNVWALPVIAKHIGDRFQEIPKHLKGYDVLMLQEVFASGRDAFLRDLAKEYPYQTKMLDYPGINVYDGGVTIVSRYPIVNEGQYVYPDCSGTDCFADKGVNYAEVIKNGKAYHVFATHTASFDTDTARDYRQRQFRQIREFAHAQNIPITDTVVYGGDFNVNKLKFPTDYQQMFANLSADEPQYAGYTESTFDPRINAYAGNALSGGENIEYLDYIVVSNEFAKRNENINTVKIPRTTVASLWKHWNLSDHFPVKAVIR
- a CDS encoding cytochrome c-type biogenesis protein CcmH, with protein sequence MKRLSACFGMMAMLIITPLSAQQSSLSRGEPKQSVEIFEFNTLDKQNRAINLARQLRCPQCRNQNLMESNSPIAKDLRLEVYLMVNEGQTDRQVIEFLTSRFGDVVLYNPKFEPRTYVLWLGPLFFIMLFGWLGYRKVTASIVS
- a CDS encoding lipase secretion chaperone; protein product: MKKIALTSIILIAVVTAIFIDTNNTDKQIQTQSLQSKSQLDTAIDSASARDTFEYFLSGLGEKELNALQAKFMQFNSQRPVDSQIDKALFQQYIHYKTYLQTLESDANSADFGLVDLMALNDQLLAAQLKFFTPEQQKLLFAEENQLRTMALKKLELQQVAASKEEFNAMWQQELQLLPEKEQLTYKNAALMGSLADTKGLDTQEKYLIRQDLVGAEGAQRLAELDAKNEVFNADVDNYLNERQALMTDDRLTMGELSSAITELRETNFPSQQQRRIKALERIHDANTDS
- a CDS encoding SMI1/KNR4 family protein — encoded protein: MVPINGDDIAELESKLNGFLPESYKYLISTYGLVHTPNVLTKICDLNSDISEVQDFLSLEDISSLSQLYEMSGMPKGHILFASDCKGNMFCFKLSNCISQQTDAPVWFFDHGACTVTQVSDSFTQWLAQFNEL
- a CDS encoding NnrU family protein; the encoded protein is MLSLITGLFLFLGIHSISIIADDFRNRMAAKSENGWKIIYALISVVGIVLIAKGYAALRLEPVLVYVPPYWLKHLTYLLMLPAMVLFVAPYLPGKIKQVTKHPQLIAVKLWAFSHLLVNGMLADVILFGAFIIWAGVARISMNKRTPRVIPGLKSNGINDIIAIIIGVLLTGVFIFYLHPLLIGMPLSI
- a CDS encoding DUF368 domain-containing protein → MSKVSIFLKGVAMGAADVVPGVSGGTIAFITGIYDTLLGSISRITPRLIGMIRKDGLKAAFDYINGSFLIVLLAGILTSIFTLARVITWMLHTHPIPLWSFFFGLIIISVNHMFKQVEFWKVNRFVAVIAGIGFAYSITVLQPLNLEPTSLNILLAGSIAICAMILPGISGSFILLMLGMYAPILAAAKSIDIVTLAIFASGCAIGLLTFSHVLTWVLKHYRDITLTFLTGLMIGTLGKVWPWKETLTWRTNSSGLEVPLLERNLSPFSFEQVTGQPALLAYAIVAMLAAIILILVLEKTAEKAS
- a CDS encoding chromosome segregation ATPase, which codes for MRWPLLLISVAFIGSVYLFITNENELNAIKFETASPVLFETADEKVQPTASASSQTTAQIQINEDMPEQDTLLQSGQALMTAITSFWQQCRRESNCDELLTQQQLLLDDDRYQLLVNFPVNLQNEQRLMGASLISLDASLTDKIANVKAIREQIWGDDAALLFQQQDAYYDYRLSLSDLDNRLNQTQNSDDFINEYNAMLADRGEDLDSFALSSDTAKYEQALQLIPSSMPEDETVRIKAELASQYLTANEQQSIVNRDQQVDKQKQEITDYQQRLNQLEATLANERATSKKTMNDEDWQVYKADRLYQYRLSFFSSRV
- a CDS encoding alpha/beta fold hydrolase, producing the protein MNKITKILLSLAAASACVLVGAVLYANVIGKGSLPAADPQGYTTIEANGLSFAVDIRGDKTGTPVILLHGFPESAVMWDKFMDELTTKGYYAIAPNQRGYSAGARPDDVEQYQLKYLASDVIAIADQLELKQFHLIGHDWGAAVGWQVAAENPDRVISYAAISVPHIDAFGKAYREDTAQYESSAYIRFFQKPILPEFMMAKNDYERLRSIWSQHDAAEIEHYVGILGQEKALTSAINWYRANFSVFTNGLDVGKVNVPVTFIWGNQDHALKRSGVDDTRNYVEGEYQFIEMDAGHWIIQEKYDELTGHLLAHLAKYK